A window of Massilia sp. NR 4-1 genomic DNA:
CTCGTTCGGATCGTCGCGTTGCAAGAGCCAGTCGATGTTGCCGTCGGGGCGGGCGATGAAGCCATCCAGGCTGGTGGCGATGAAAATGTGTGCAGTGGTCATGGCGTTCCTTTATTTATACAGCGTATATTTTAACACGCGATAAAGGACAGGGCAGCGATACAGTCATCGAGAAAATTAGCTTGCCAGCCGCCTGCCTTCGAACAGGTCTTTCATTTCGCGCAGGCCGGCGGTCAGGCATTCCACCGTTGCCGATACCCGGGGCACGCCGCGCAGTTGGCTTGGCGTGAGCAGCCATAGCTGTGAGCGAAACTCCGTCAGCAGCGGGGAAACACGCCGCAGGTGGGGGCTGGTGTCGCCCAGGTGGCAGGGCAGGATGCCGACGCCCAGGCCTTCTTCCAGCAGCCGGTAGACTGCCAGCGTGCTGGAACAGCGCACCGCCGCGCGCCGCATCAGTCCTTGCGCCTGCAGCCATTGCGACGATGCCAGATGCCCCAGCGATTCATCGACGGTGATCCAGGTTTGCTCGTGCAGGTTCTCTTCCGAAACACTAGGCCAGTTCACGGGAGCGTAGATGGCCACCTCGATATTGCACACCACGCGGCCGATCAGATCACCATCCGGCTCGCCGCCGGAGCGCAGGGCGATATCGGCTTCGCGCTGGCGCATTTTGGCCAGGCCTTCCCCGGTGGTGAGATTGATCGTGACCTGCGGCAGCTCGCGCCGGCAGCGGGCCAATAACGGCGGCACGATGCGGGGGATCAGCACTTCGGTGGTGGTCAGCGTCAGGCGTCCGGCGGCGCCCAATTCGGCATCGCGTTCCAGGTCGCGCAGGCGCTGGTCGAACTCTTCGGCCAACGCCAGCAGCTCCGCCGCCGCGGCGGTCGGACGGTAGCCCTGGCGGCTGCGCTCAAACAAGGTGGCGCCCAAGCCGGCCTCGATGTCGCGGATGCGGCGGAACAGGGTGGGATGGCTGGAGCCCAATGCTTCGGCTGCCTTCGACAGGGAGCCGTGACGGGCTACTGCCAGGATGACCTGGTAGTCGTTCCAGGCCAGGCTGCTGGTATTCATCAACAATGCTCCTTGGGCGCGGCGTCGGGTAATGAGGTGGCGCATCGTAGCATTCTTTTTGCTATCCGCATCCGTGATGTTCATTCCTGAAACCGTGTTGTTCACTTCCGGCCTGTCGCCCTTTGCTGCGGCTGGTGACAATAGCGCCATCGAAACCCATTGTGAAAGGAAGAACTATGTACCGTAAGCTCCTGCTGGCATTCGCATTATTGGCCGGCGTCGCCACGCACGCGGCGGCCTGCAATACGCCCGAGGCCAAACAATTCGATTTCTGGGTCGGCAATTGGGAAGCGGTCGACCGCGACGGCAAGCTGCTGGGGCATACGTTGATCGAAAAGATCGAACAAGGCTGCGTGCTGCAGGAATGGTGGCGCGGTAATGGTCCGGAAAACGGCGCCGGCACCAGCCTCAGCATGTATGACCGCAAACACAAGCTGTGGCGCCATGTGTGGGCCAGCGCGCGCGGCAACTTCGCGCCGATCGATGGCGGCTGGCAGGGCGACCGCATGCTGATGACCGGCTATTTCATCAACGATAAGGGCGAGCGCGAGTTCCACCGCACCGTCTGGAAGCCGATTCCCGGCGGCGTGCACCATGTCTGGGATGCGAGTACCGATGGCGGCGCGACCTGGACCATCCTTCACGAAGCATGGCTGCGCCGTACCGACAAGGTGCTTGTGAAGTAATCGAATTCAAAGCACTATCTGCCTTCATCAGTACTTGATGACAAACCGTGGCAACCTGATTGGCAAATTTTCAACTTGTATGGCTGCCAGCTGGGACATTTTGTCTCGATGTATGGAAATTGCTTTTATGTAGTATGCAAGGATGCGCAGCAACACCATCCTTGCATGGCAGCCGCTGACGTTTTCTACTCTCTCATCTGCATTCGGCAAATCACGCCGCTGGATGCAGCGTTTTGAGGTAGTGCTCCTCATGATAGACAGTGTCAAGTAATAACCTGGAAATACTCAAAATAATGGATTGGATTCCTATAGTCTTCGTTACGTTCAAGTTTCTCGTACTTGGCACGGGCATGTTCTTTGCCATTAAGTGGCATTACGATCAAGGAAAGAGGAATGAGAAGGAGGCGCGCGCGGTGCTGCGCGCGGGCGGCAAGGTAGCCGCAGTTTTCGTGCTATTGCTCCTGGGGCTGGGGCTCATCACCTTCGACCTTGTCAGGATGTTCGGTTTGGATGTGACCTTCCCATGATGGCAAAAAATAGTTGGCCGATATCCAGCGGCACAGAGAAAACTTTAACGCATCGGACGGTTTGTGTCAGCTCAGGCCTGAGCTAGTACAGTTAAGGCTCGTTGCCGGTCTGTCGCGGCAGGCGCGGAATGGTGGCGTCGGCTGGACTGTCGGCGCAGGCCTGCTCCACATATGCCGCCAGCGTGGCGACTGTCGGGCTTTCGAAGACCACGCGCAGCGGGAAGGCGATGGGCCAGGCGCGGCGGATCAGCGTGGCCAGCCGCGTGGCGGCCAGCGAATGGCCGCCGAGATCGGCGAAGAAGTCCTGGTCGATGCTGTCCGGGTATGCGCCCAGCACCTGGGCGAACAGCGCGGCGATGGTCTGCTCGGCCGGCGAGCGCGGGGCGCGTAGCGGCTGCGCTGCGGCCACCGGCTGCTCGGGCAGCCGCAGCGCGCTCCGATCCAGCTTGCCGGCGGCGTTGAGGGGCAGTTCCGCGAGCGTGCAAATGCGGTCCGGGATCATGTAATGGGGCAGCGCTTCGCGCAGCCAGCCGCGCAGCAGTTCTGGATCGCATTCCGCGCCGCTGGCGGGGACGACAAAAGCGGCCAGGCGTTCGCCGTAGTCCCGCTCGCGCGACAGCCACAAGGCGCGCAGCTTTTCATGGGCCGGACTCATTTCACCGCCGTCACGACGGCCATCGAATCGGCCCACCAGTACTGGCAGTCCGGCGGCGGACGCAGGCCGCGCACGAGCGTCACCGAAAACGACGAGAAGTGCTCCAGCAGCAGCCGCTGGTGCCGGCGCGACAGCGAGTCGATCTCGTTGCTGTAATAGGTGAACACGCCGCCGGGCCGCAGCAGGCGCTGGGCGGTGGGGAAGAACGAGGCCGCGAAGGTCGGCGAGCCGGCGACCTCGGTACTGTACTCTTCCTCGGAAGTGGGATAGGTGTCGAACAGCACGCCGTCGAAAGAGCCGGGTTCGAATATCCAGTCCTGCCAGCGGCTGGGGACGGCCGTGATGGCGGCCCCGGGGCGCTGGGCGCGCCACTGCGCGAGCCGCGCCAGGACTTCGGGGTGGCATTCGACGATCGTGTGGGCGCGCACGCCGCATTCCTGCAGCAGCGTAGCCGAGATGCCCATGCCGAAACCAATTTCGGCGATATCGCCGCCGGACTTGGCCGCAGCGCTGGCCAGGGCTTGCATCAGCGGCCGCTCCCATTCCTGCATCACTTGCTGGCCGTCGATCAGCAGCTCGCGCGCCGACCAGGCGGCCGTACTGGCTTCCCAGCCGCCTTCCATCTCGGGCCGTGCCGAGCCGGCGACGCAGCGGCGGGCAATGGCGTCAATGGCTGTCAGGTCGGCGACGGTTTCATCGAGCGTCCGTTGCAGCAGCCAGTTGCGCTGGGCGGGCTGTGGCGCCGGGGCGAAGCCGGGCTGCTGGAAATTCAGGTACAGCTGGAATTGGGGAGTGTTGCGCCACATGGTCTGGCTCCGGATCTGGTCTTGGTCGGTTTCGAAGCGGTACAGGAAGTCCGCTTCGGACGGGCTGAGTTGTTCCAGCCGCCATTGCAGCAGCGCGGACTGCCCGTCCGCTGCAGTGGGGCAGCGCAGCAGCGTGGCCGCCGCCGCGCGCACGCCGGGGTGGCGCAGCAGTGCGGCTTCGATTTCTCCCAGCTCGATGCGATAGCCGCGCAGCTTGATCTGCTGGTCGGCCCGGCCCAGGTAGTCAAGCTGGCCATCGGCGCGATGGCGCGCGCGGTCGCCGCTGGCATACAGCCGGCCCGGCCCGAAGGGATTGGGAACGAAGCGGCGCGCGGTCAGCGCCGCGTCATGCAGATAGCCGCGCGCCAGTCCCGCTCCGCCCAGATACAGTTCGCCGGGCAAGCCTGGCGGCACAAGCTGCATGGCGCCGTCCAGCACATACGCGCTGTTGCCGGCGATCGGCCGGCCGATGGGCGGCGCGGCCAGCGGCGATGCATCGGGCGCCAGATGCGCGGCGGCGGCGGTAATCGTGGCCTCGGTCGGACCGTAGGCGTTGATAAGCTGGACTGCGGGCAGTGTCTGCGCCAGCCGCGCGGCCAAGGCGGCCGGCAGCGCTTCGCCGCCAACAAGGATGCGGCGTAGCGTGGTGCAGGCGGCAAAGCCTTCATGGTCGAGCAGCACGGCCAGCAGCGAAGGGAAGACGTCGAGCAGGGTCACGCCGTGGCTCTGGATAAGGCGGACCAGTTCATCGGCATCGCGGCCCTGGTCGCGGGCCAGGACGACTTCGGCGCCCGCCGCGAGTCCGCACAGCAGCTCCGACAGCGCGGCGTCGAAACTGAAGGAGTATTTTTGCAGCACCACATCGGCCGGCGTCAGCTCCAGCGCTGTCCGCAGCCAGTGCACCTGGTTGGCGAGCGCGCCATGTTCGATCAGGACGCCTTTCGGCATGCCGGTCGAGCCGGAGGTGTAGATCAGCGCCGCGAGGCGTTGCGGCGGGATTGGTCGCGCCGGCATCACCTCCGCATCCGCCAGGGCCTCGCGCCACCAGGGCGCATCGTCGAGCAAGGCCTCCGGCGCGGCTTCGACCAGGAGCGCCGCCGCGCGCTGGGAGGGTAGCGCCGGGTCGAGATAGACGAAGGCCGCTTCCGCGCGCCAGGCCGCCAGGATGGCGACGGCGGTGTCCAGACCATCTGCCAAGCGGATGGCGACCACCCGCTCGGGGCCGGCGCCGCGCGCGCGCAGGAGCGTGGCCAGCTGCCCGCAGCGGCGGTCGAGTTCTGCGTAGCTCAGGCGGGCCTGCGGCGAGGTCAGGGCGGTGCGCTCGCCAAAGCTTTCGAACGTCCAGCCGGTGCAAGGGACTTGCGTCTGGCCGGCCCAGGCGGCCAGCAGGGCCTGGTCGGCGGTGCTGGTCAGCGGCAGTGTACCGATCGGCTGGCCGGGTGCGGCGAGTATGGCGGCCAGCATGCGTTCCCAGTGATCGAGCAGGCGCGCGACGGTGGCGCCGTCGAACACATCGCAATTGAATTCGAAGCGGCTCAGCAAACCTTCGCCGCTTTCGAACAGATCGAGTGCCAGATCGACGTTGGTGGCCGTGCGCCGGTAGCCGATTTCCTCGCGCAGCGCGCTGGTACGCGCGGTGCTGTGGCGCGACTTGAAGAACTGCACCGTGGCACGGTATAGGGGATTGTGGCCCAGCGCACGGCGCGGCTGCAGGTGTTCGACCAGCCTGGCGAAGGGCAGTTGCTGGCCCGAATAGGCGGCCACGCTGGATTCGCGCGTGGCCGCCAGCACCTGCAGGAAGCTTTGTTCGGAAGTCAGGCGCACGCGCAGCAGGATGGTGTTGAGGAAGAAACCGATCAGATCCTCGGCTTCCTCCGGCGCGCGGTTGGCCATCGGCGCGCCGAGCACGAGATCGGTCTGGCCGGTATAGCGGTGCAGCAAGGCCGCAAAGGCCGCCAGCAACACCTGGAACACGGTGGCCCCGGCGCGGCGCGCCAGCTCGTACAGCGCGTCGCGCTGGGGCGCGGCCAGCAGGCGCGCGCGTACATCGGCGCGGCGGGTGGGGATGGGCGGCGGCGGCCGGTCGGCCGGCAGCGCCAGTTCCGGTGCGCCGGCGAGATAGCCGCTCCAGAACGCCAGCAGTTCGTCGAGGTGCGCGCCGCTCAATTGCGCGCGCTGCCAGCGGGCGAAGTCGGCGAACTGCACGCGCAGCGGCGCCAGCGGCACCGGCCGGCCCTGCAGGGAAGCTTGGTAGGCGGCGTTCAGGTCGCGCATCAGAATGTCGATCGACCAGCCGTCGGCCACGATGTGGTGGATCGTCAGCAGCTGGAACCAGCCGCTCGACAGGCGCAGCAGGGCGGTGCGGAATAGGGGGGCACGGCCCAGGTCAAACGGTGTTTCGGCCTGTTCGCGCGCCAGAAGCGCCGCCTGCTCCTGCTGCGCGGCGGGGGGCTCGCCGCTCAGGTCGTGCACTGGCATGGGGCCTGGGTCCACATCCTCGACCATCTGGAACGGCACGCCGTCGCGCTCGACGAAGCGGGTGCGCAAGGTTTCGTGGCGCGCGGCCAGGTAGCGCCATGCGGCGTCCCAGGCGGCGCGGTCCAGTTCCGGCGGCAGCGCCAATTGCAGGTGCAGGTGGTACGAGCTGTCCTCCGGTTCCAGCTGCTGCAGGAACCATAGGCGCTCCTGCTCGAACGAGGCTTGTTCCTCGCGCCGCCCGGCGCGGGTGAGCCGGGCCGGATGCGCCAGCCTTTCGAGCAGTTCGCGCCGTTCGGGAGAGAGATTGGCCAGGCGTTGCGCGAGGCTCACGCCGGCCCCCTTTCATCGAGCAGCGAGGAGACTTCGGCATCGGGCATGGCTTCGATCCGGTCCAACAGTTTCGCCAGTTCGGTATCGGGCTGCTCGTCGAGCGCATCGAGCGCGGCGGCCAGCGCCGCCACCGTGGGGTGGTCGAACAGGATGCGCACCGGCAGATCGCGCTGCAGCGCTTCGCGCAAGCGCGACACGACCTGGATCGCCAGCAGCGAATGGCCGCCCAGTTCAAAGAAATTGTCGTCGGCGCCGATCGGGCTTATGCCCATCAGGTCGCGCCAGAGATCGGCCACCAGCGTCTGCCGGCCGGGCGTGGGTGCGACGAATCCGGCCGACATCTCGGGCCGCTCGTGCGATGCGGAAGGCGCCGCTGCCGGTGCCGCCACGGCGGCTGGCGGCTGCAGCCAGCGTTGCAGGCGCGGGCCGAGCGGCGCGACAGAGACGATCAACTGGCGGATTTCCGGCGCGGCCAGCACCCGTTCCAGCACGTCGATGCCATCGTCGGCGCAGATCAGCGCCTCGCTGCTTGCGGCGCCCTGGGTATCGAAGCTCCAGCCATCCCAGTTGACGCTGAGCCAGCGCGTAGCGCCGGACTGCTGCGCCGCCAGCGCGTCGAGCATCGCATTGGCGGCCGCATACGGACCGAAGCCGATGCCGCCCAGCACCGCCGAGATGGACGACATCAGGCAGATGAAGCCGGGCGGGTCGTCGCGCAGCGCCTCGGCCAGCAGGCGCGCGGCGCGCGGCTTGGCCGCGAAATGCGCTTCGGAGACGTCGCGGCCGATGTCCGCAAAGCCGGGGAAGTAGGCGGCGGCCGTCAAGCCGGCGGCATGGAAAACGCCGTGGATCTTGCCGCCTTGTGCGCGCGCCTCGGCAACCAGGCGCGCCACGTCGGCCGCTACGCCGCCGTCGCCGCTGCACAGCACGACCTTGGTGCCCATGGCCTCGATCATGCGCAGCCGGCCGAGGCGCGGGTCGCTGCTGCCGTCCCATTGCGTGCGCGGCGGCATGGCGCGGCGGCCCGTCAGCACCACCGTGGCGGCGCCGCGCCGCGCCAGGAATTCGGCGATCAGCAGGCCGATCTTGCCCAGGCCGCCCGTGATGAGGTAGCAGCCTTCAAACGCCGGCGCCAGCGCCGGCTGCACCGGGGCCAGCGGCGCCGGTTCAAATGTCAGCACCCAGCGCTGCGCGCCGCGGTAGGCGATCCAGGGCGCCGCCTGCGGCAGCGCCTCGGCCAGCAGGGCCGCCGCGTGCGCACCGCCGAAAAGCGATAGCGCAGCCGCATCGAGGTCGATCAGGCGGCAGCTGAGTTGCGGATATTCCTGCGCGGCGGCGATGGCCAGGCCGATGACAGCGGCCCGCTCCGGCTCGATCTCACGCTCACGCGGCGCCACGGCAAAGGTCCAGCGTGTCACGAACAGCACGGTGGTGGGGGCGCTGCGGCGGCTCAGGCCATGCAGCAGGGCCAGCGCGCGATAGTAAAGTTCCGTGGATGGCATATGGTCCGCGATGCCGTCCAGCGCAATCACGGTGCGGATGCCGGGCGCCAGCGCGCCCAGACCGGCGGCGCTGCTGGCACATTCGGCCGCCTGGCCGAGATCGGCCAGCGTTTCGGACAGGGCGGCCACCTGCTGGTCCGCGCCGCCGACGATGGCCCAGCCATCCGCATAGTCGGCCGGCAGCGGCGTGGCCGGCGCCGTGCGCACCCAGCGCGGCTGGTAGAGCCAATCCTCCAGCGGCTGGGGCGTGGCCGCAGGCACCGGCATGGCGGCAGCCGGCGCGGCGGCGGACGGTTCGATCCAGTAGCGCTGCCGTTCGAACGGGTAGGTCGGCAGCGGCACGCGGCGGCGCCGTTCGGCGCCGTAAAACGCCGGCCAGTCTACCGCGGCGCCGGCGGTCCACAGGCTGCCCAGGGCTTGCAGTGCGATGCTGTCGTCGTCCGCCGTGTCGCGCGCATGGCGGCAGGACGAGACGACCAGGCGGCCCGGCGCGTAGGCTTCGTGCTGCCGCGCAAAGCCGGCCAGGGTTTGGCCGGGACCCACTTCCAGCAGGGCGCAGCCGGTATCGCGCAACAGATGGCCGAGGCAGTCGGCGAAGCGGACCGTCCCGCGCAGGTGGCGGCCCCAATATTCGGGGTTCTGCGCCTCATGCGGGCCGATCCAGTGGCCGCTCAGGTTGGACAGATAGGGAATCGTGGGCGCGTGCAGGCGCACCTGGGCCATGGCCTCGGCCATCGCTGCAATGGCGCCCTCGACCAGCTGCGAGTGGAAGGCGTGCGAGGTGTGCAGCGCCTGCACGGTGGCGCCTTCGCTTTCGAGCTGGCGCCGGATGTCCGCGATGGCGGCCACGCCGCCGGACAGCACGCACAGCGCCGGCCCGTTGACCGCCGCGACGTCGGCCGCGCCGGCGAAGCGCGCGAGCAGCGTCGCCTCGGACTGTGCCACCGCCAGCATCGCACCCGGTGGCGTGCTGGCCAGGATGCGGCCGCGCCGGGCGATCAGTTGCAAGGCGTCCTCCAGCGACAGCACGCCGGCCAGGCAGGCGGCCGTGTATTCGCCCACGCTGTGGCCGGCGAGGGCGGCCGGCCTGACGCCCCAATGCATCCACAGGCGCGCCAGCGCATAGCTGGCGACAAACACCGCCGCCTGCGTGACCTGGGTCTGGCGCAGCGCCTCGTCCTGCCTGGCCTCATGCATCAGCGCGCGCAGGTCGAGGCCGAGCGGTTCGCGCAATAGGCCGGCGCAATGGTCGACAATCTCCCGGTATACGGGTTCGGCGCGGTACAGGCCCGCGCCCATGCCGGGATGCTGGGCGCCCTGGCCGGGAAACAGGAAGGCCACGCCCTCGAACTTGCCATCGCGTCCGGTGCTTGCGCTGCGGCGCGGCGCGCCCTGGCGCAGCAGGGCGGCGGCGTCGCCGGCGCCGGCCGGCACGAGGATGGCGCGGCGGCATTTCATTTCGCTGCGGCCCAGTTGCAGGGTATGCGCCACGTCGGCCAGCGGCAGTCCGGGATGGGTGTCGAGATAGGCCGCGAGCCGCTCGGCCGCCGCGTCCAGCGCGCCCGGGGTGCGGGCCGAGAGCAGCAGCAGCTGGGCCGCGCGCGAGGCGCCGCCCGGTTCGACTGCCGGCGCTTCCTCCAGAATCACGTGGGCGTTGGTGCCGCCGATGCCGAAGGAGCTGACCGCCGCGCGCCGCACGCCGCATGCGGGCTGCCAGTCGCGCAGCGCGGTGTTGACGAAGAAGGGGCTGTGCTCCATATCGAGCTTGGGATTGGGGCGCTCGAAATGCAGGCTGGGCGGAATCTGGCGATGTTGCAGCGCCAGCACGCATTTGATCAGGCCGGCCACGCCAGCGGCCGAATCCATATGCCCGGTATTGGACTTGACCGAGCCCAGCGCGCAATAGCGGTGCTGCGTGCTGTGGCGCCAGGCCTGGCACAGCGCGGCGAACTCGATCGGATCGCCCAGCGGCGTGGCCGTGCCGTGCGCTTCCATCATCGTGATCGTGTCCGGCGCCACGTCCGCCATGGCCAGCGCCGTGGCGATCGCATGCGCCTGGCCGGCCACGCTGGGCGCGGTGTAGCCGACCTTGTCGGCGCCATCGTTGTTCAAGCCCCAGCCGCGGATCACGGCGCAGATCGGATCGCCGTCGGCCAGCGCGTCGGCCAGGCGCTTGAGCACCACGCAGCCGGCGCCGTTGGCGCCCACCGTGCCCATGGCGGCGGCGTCGAAGGAGCGGCAGTGGCCGTCCGGCGAGGCGATGCCGCCTTCCTCATAAAGATAGCCACGCAGCATCGGCACGCCGAGCGTGACGCCGCCGGCCAGCGCCACGTCGGATTGGTATTCGATCAGGCTCTGGCAGGCCAGGCCGACCGCGACCAGCGAGGTGGAGCAGGCCGTGCCGACCGTGATCGCCGGTCCTTTCAGGTTGAGCTTATAGGCCACCCGGGTGGCCAGGTGGTCCTTGTCGTTGCCGATCAGGATCTGGAAGCCGGTGGCGCGGCCGGCCAACTGCGGATTACCGTAGAGCTGGAAGGCATAGGTGCTCATGCTGGTGCCGGCGAACACGCCGATCATGCCCGGGTGGCGCTCGGCCACGCAGCCGGCGTCTTGCAGCGCTTCGGCGGCGCATTCGAGGAAGACGCGCTGCTGCGGGTCGAGAATCTCGGCTTCGCGCGGCGTGAAGCCGAAGAAGTCGGCGTCGAACTGCTCGATGCCGTCGACCACGCCATTCGCGCGCACATAGGCCGGATGCGCCAGCGTCTCGGCCGGCACGCCGGCCTGGCGCAGCTCCTCCTCGCTGAAGAATCGGATGCATTCGCGGCCCTGGCGCAGATTGTCCCAGAACTCGGCGACGCCGGCGGCCATGGGAAAGCGGCCGGCCATGCCGATGACCGCCACGCATTCGGATTGGTCCGTCATGTGCTCCTCCTGTGCAGGCGCTCGGCCCGCGCGCGGCGCTGCTGCGCGATGCGCTGGTCGAGCAGGTCGATGGGCGCGGGCTGGTCCGCTGCGTCCTGGGGTTGCAGCGAGGCGCGCTGCGGCTCGGCGCTGTGCTCCAGGTGGCGCGCCAGCGCCGCCACGGTCGGGAAGCGGAACAGGTCGACCATCGGCAGCGTGCGGCCCAGCAAGCCGGTCAGGCGGCTGTGAATCTGCTGCAGCAGCAGCGAATGGCCGCCCAGGTCGAAGAAATTATCGTCCAGGCCGACCCGTTCGTGCGCCAGCACTTCGCGCCAGATGGCGGCAATGATGCGCTCAAGCTCCGATTGCGGCTCGGCGAACGGGAGCTGCGCGCGCCACTCGGCGCCGTCGCCGGCCGGCAGCGCCTGGCGGTCGATCTTGCCGCTGGCCGTCAAAGGGAAGGCATCGAGCGGGATCAGTGTGGCGGGCACCATATACTCGGGCAGTTCCTGCTGCAGGAAGCGGCGCAGCGCGTGGATGTCGGCCGCCCGTTCGAGGATGGCGTAGCCCAGCAGGCGGCGCTCCTGGCCGTCGCCGGCGGCGCGCACGCAGGCATCGCGCACCAGCGGATGGCGCCGCATCACGGCCTCGATCTCGCCCAGCTCGATGCGGAAGCCGCGCAGTTTCACCTGGTGGTCGCGGCGGCCGATGAATTCGAGCGCGCCGTCGACCCGGTAGCGCACCTGGTCGCCCGTGCGGTACAGGCGCTGGCTGGAATTGGGCGGTGCGAAGGGATTGGGGATGAAACGCTGCGCGCTGAGCTCGGCATCGCCCAGATAGCCGCTGGCGACGCCATCGCCGCCGATATACAGCTCGCCAACGACGCCGGCCGGCGCCAGCTGCATTTCCGGGTCGAGCACGTAGAGCTGGGTATTGGCCAGGGCGCGCCCGATCGGCACGCGCTGGCCCAGGGGCGCGCCGCGCTCCATGCGGTGGCAGACGGCAAAGGTGGTGGCCTCGGTGGGGCCGTAACCGTTAATGAGCGTGCAGCCGGGCAGTTCGTCGAGCACGCGTTGGCACAACTGGGGCGACAGCACATCGCCGCCGGCCAGCAACTGGCGCACCCGCCACAGTGAGCCGAGCTGGGCCTCCACCATCTGGTGGAACAGGCTGGCGGTCAGCCACAGGATGGTGACACCGGCGCGCTCGATGCCGGCGCCCAGTTCTTCCAGCGAGGGCAGTCCGGGCGGCGCGATTTCGAGCCGGGCGCCGTTCAGCAGCGCGCCCCAGATTTCAAAGGTCGAGGCGTCGAACTGGAGCGGGGCGAACTGCAGCAGCACGTCGCCCGGCGTAATGCTGCAGTAATTTGTATTGCGCACCAGCCGCACCACATTGCGGTGGCTGACGCAGACGCCCTTGGGCTGGCCGGTCGAACCGGACGTGAACAGCACATAGGCCAGCGTGCCGGCGTCGGCGCCGCTGTCCGGCGCGCTGTCGTCGGCCGGCAGCTCCAGGGTGTCGAGCAGGACCGGCGCATGCGGCGCGATGGCGGCCGCGGCCGCGCCGCGCGACAGGATAAGACGCGGCGCCGCCTGCCCGATCAGCGTATCCAGCCGCGCCGGCGGATAGGCCGGGTCCAGCGGCAGGTAGGCGGCGCCGGCCTCGACGATGGCCACCACGGCCACCACCATCTCGATGCCGCGCGGCAGGCACAGGCCGACGAGATCGCCGCGCCGCACGCCTTGCTGCTGCAGCCAGCGCGCCAGCCGTGCGCTGCGCCGGGCCAGCTCGCCGTAGCTCAGGGCGCCTTCTTCGCTGTTGAGTGCGACCGCGTCCGGCGTGGCTTGCGCCTGCTGGCGGAACAGCTCGCCGAGCGTGGCTTGGCGCGGGTAGGCCGTGGCCGTATCGTTCCATTCGGTCAGCAGCAGGGCGCGCTCGCGCGGCGGCAGCAGCGGCAGCCGCGTGACCGGCGTATCGGGGCTGGCGGCAATGCTTTGCAGCAGCGTTTGCCAGTGGCCGATCAGGCGCGCGATCGTCCCGTCGGCGAACAGGTCGGTGCTGTATTCGAAAATGGCGGAGATGCCCTGCTCATCCTCGCCCAGGTAGAGGGTCA
This region includes:
- a CDS encoding type I polyketide synthase, whose translation is MTDQSECVAVIGMAGRFPMAAGVAEFWDNLRQGRECIRFFSEEELRQAGVPAETLAHPAYVRANGVVDGIEQFDADFFGFTPREAEILDPQQRVFLECAAEALQDAGCVAERHPGMIGVFAGTSMSTYAFQLYGNPQLAGRATGFQILIGNDKDHLATRVAYKLNLKGPAITVGTACSTSLVAVGLACQSLIEYQSDVALAGGVTLGVPMLRGYLYEEGGIASPDGHCRSFDAAAMGTVGANGAGCVVLKRLADALADGDPICAVIRGWGLNNDGADKVGYTAPSVAGQAHAIATALAMADVAPDTITMMEAHGTATPLGDPIEFAALCQAWRHSTQHRYCALGSVKSNTGHMDSAAGVAGLIKCVLALQHRQIPPSLHFERPNPKLDMEHSPFFVNTALRDWQPACGVRRAAVSSFGIGGTNAHVILEEAPAVEPGGASRAAQLLLLSARTPGALDAAAERLAAYLDTHPGLPLADVAHTLQLGRSEMKCRRAILVPAGAGDAAALLRQGAPRRSASTGRDGKFEGVAFLFPGQGAQHPGMGAGLYRAEPVYREIVDHCAGLLREPLGLDLRALMHEARQDEALRQTQVTQAAVFVASYALARLWMHWGVRPAALAGHSVGEYTAACLAGVLSLEDALQLIARRGRILASTPPGAMLAVAQSEATLLARFAGAADVAAVNGPALCVLSGGVAAIADIRRQLESEGATVQALHTSHAFHSQLVEGAIAAMAEAMAQVRLHAPTIPYLSNLSGHWIGPHEAQNPEYWGRHLRGTVRFADCLGHLLRDTGCALLEVGPGQTLAGFARQHEAYAPGRLVVSSCRHARDTADDDSIALQALGSLWTAGAAVDWPAFYGAERRRRVPLPTYPFERQRYWIEPSAAAPAAAMPVPAATPQPLEDWLYQPRWVRTAPATPLPADYADGWAIVGGADQQVAALSETLADLGQAAECASSAAGLGALAPGIRTVIALDGIADHMPSTELYYRALALLHGLSRRSAPTTVLFVTRWTFAVAPREREIEPERAAVIGLAIAAAQEYPQLSCRLIDLDAAALSLFGGAHAAALLAEALPQAAPWIAYRGAQRWVLTFEPAPLAPVQPALAPAFEGCYLITGGLGKIGLLIAEFLARRGAATVVLTGRRAMPPRTQWDGSSDPRLGRLRMIEAMGTKVVLCSGDGGVAADVARLVAEARAQGGKIHGVFHAAGLTAAAYFPGFADIGRDVSEAHFAAKPRAARLLAEALRDDPPGFICLMSSISAVLGGIGFGPYAAANAMLDALAAQQSGATRWLSVNWDGWSFDTQGAASSEALICADDGIDVLERVLAAPEIRQLIVSVAPLGPRLQRWLQPPAAVAAPAAAPSASHERPEMSAGFVAPTPGRQTLVADLWRDLMGISPIGADDNFFELGGHSLLAIQVVSRLREALQRDLPVRILFDHPTVAALAAALDALDEQPDTELAKLLDRIEAMPDAEVSSLLDERGPA
- a CDS encoding non-ribosomal peptide synthetase; translated protein: MDTPTNRFPLSYSQERLWFLHLLAPASPFYNLQIDMPLHCVLDEAIWGRVISELVRRHEILRTVFHAADGAPVQQVLGALAVPVASVDLRDTPPAERAEAARRVALDDAQRPFDLGRGPLLRPTLIRMEGEAWLFVLTMHHIITDGWSMDIITTEIATLYDAFAQGRPSPLPELPIQYADFAAWQRQTQTVAQLGVQLDYWRAQLDGCQNLQLPTDFARPPTPSYRGGFQSVATAQAVIDGLRRIAQQEGATLFMVLLAAFQVLMMRYSGQDDVVVGTPIANRNRPEVEPLIGFFVNTLVMRGRLAGRPTFREYLRRVRETALGAYANQDLPFEKLVEHLQPQRDLSRNPLFQVMFVLQNSAVQRNGAAPTPSYQPGPAAPSAVSYGNAKFDLTLYLGEDEQGISAIFEYSTDLFADGTIARLIGHWQTLLQSIAASPDTPVTRLPLLPPRERALLLTEWNDTATAYPRQATLGELFRQQAQATPDAVALNSEEGALSYGELARRSARLARWLQQQGVRRGDLVGLCLPRGIEMVVAVVAIVEAGAAYLPLDPAYPPARLDTLIGQAAPRLILSRGAAAAAIAPHAPVLLDTLELPADDSAPDSGADAGTLAYVLFTSGSTGQPKGVCVSHRNVVRLVRNTNYCSITPGDVLLQFAPLQFDASTFEIWGALLNGARLEIAPPGLPSLEELGAGIERAGVTILWLTASLFHQMVEAQLGSLWRVRQLLAGGDVLSPQLCQRVLDELPGCTLINGYGPTEATTFAVCHRMERGAPLGQRVPIGRALANTQLYVLDPEMQLAPAGVVGELYIGGDGVASGYLGDAELSAQRFIPNPFAPPNSSQRLYRTGDQVRYRVDGALEFIGRRDHQVKLRGFRIELGEIEAVMRRHPLVRDACVRAAGDGQERRLLGYAILERAADIHALRRFLQQELPEYMVPATLIPLDAFPLTASGKIDRQALPAGDGAEWRAQLPFAEPQSELERIIAAIWREVLAHERVGLDDNFFDLGGHSLLLQQIHSRLTGLLGRTLPMVDLFRFPTVAALARHLEHSAEPQRASLQPQDAADQPAPIDLLDQRIAQQRRARAERLHRRST